The following are from one region of the Oncorhynchus nerka isolate Pitt River linkage group LG8, Oner_Uvic_2.0, whole genome shotgun sequence genome:
- the LOC135572742 gene encoding uncharacterized protein LOC135572742 gives MSSTLMNYLAGISSQTFGQISLTNRPGERRRMTGGLILTFCLLGAALTSSVPQYDVTDELRHNDELPPQREMVPQVSQTDILDQMIPPQLNPQVPVLPQLPGNQVDHTPSWNSSSSPQQVPVLPQLPGNQVDHTPSWNSSSSPQQVPVLPQLPGNQVDHTPSWNSSSSPQQVSDLPQLPGNQTTSSSESQSSDQSHSSEVRERERE, from the exons ATGTCCTCAACCCTGATGAATTATCTTGCTGGGATATCATCTCAGACTTTTGGACAGATCTCTTTAACCAACAGACCAGGGGAAAG GAGGAGGATGACGGGCGGGCTCATTCTAACGTTCTGTCTGCTGGGAGCAGCTTTGACTAGTTCA GTCCCTCAGTACGATGTCACGGATGAGCTCAGGCATAATGATGAGCTACccccacagagagagatg GTTCCTCAGGTGTCTCAGACGGACATTCTGGATCAGATGATCCCTCCACAACTCAACCCTCAG GTCCCTGTACTACCACAGTTGCCAGGGAACCAGGTAGACCACACCCCCTCCTggaactcctcctcctcacctcaacAGGTCCCTGTACTACCACAGTTGCCAGGGAACCAGGTAGACCACACCCCCTCCTggaactcctcctcctcacctcaacAGGTCCCTGTACTACCACAGTTGCCAGGGAACCAGGTAGACCACACCCCCTCCTggaactcctcctcctcacctcaacAGGTCTCTGACCTACCACAGTTGCCAGGGAACCAG ACCACGAGTTCCTCTGAGTCCCAGAGCTCTGACCAGAGCCACTCatcagaggtgagagagagagagagagaatga